A part of Pararhizobium sp. A13 genomic DNA contains:
- a CDS encoding DUF1344 domain-containing protein, which yields MRFIVAALMAAAGFFSPLAAFAESADVEAVITGVDTDKLSLSLDDGKSYQAPEEFNFDGLKEGVKVLVFYTEVDGKRIINDLEIVQ from the coding sequence ATGCGTTTCATCGTTGCCGCATTGATGGCCGCAGCCGGGTTCTTTTCGCCACTCGCTGCATTTGCCGAAAGCGCGGATGTCGAAGCTGTGATTACCGGCGTCGATACCGACAAGCTGAGCCTTTCCCTGGATGACGGCAAGAGCTACCAGGCGCCTGAGGAATTCAACTTCGATGGCCTCAAGGAAGGCGTCAAGGTTCTGGTGTTCTACACCGAAGTCGATGGCAAGCGCATCATCAACGATCTGGAAATTGTTCAGTAA
- a CDS encoding histidine phosphatase family protein yields the protein MLIYMIRHGQTDWNAQIRLQGQKDIPLNDTGRRQASGNGHALLSLLGRQAENFDFVASPLHRTRETMELAREAMGLPRSGYGTDERLKEVSFGDWEGYTLAELELEMPERVAERELSKWDFIPPGPDAESYEILSWRVGAWLSSVSAPTICVSHGGVIRTLFKMCGAMDAEEAALGAIPQDRILKIENGAIGWL from the coding sequence GTGCTCATTTATATGATCCGTCACGGACAGACCGACTGGAATGCGCAGATCCGCCTCCAGGGCCAGAAGGACATTCCCCTCAATGACACCGGCAGGCGGCAGGCGAGCGGTAATGGTCACGCGCTTCTTTCTCTTCTCGGCAGGCAAGCGGAAAATTTCGATTTCGTCGCAAGCCCGCTCCATCGGACCCGCGAGACCATGGAACTGGCCCGGGAAGCCATGGGCCTTCCCCGTTCCGGCTACGGCACGGATGAGAGGCTGAAAGAAGTCTCCTTCGGCGATTGGGAAGGTTATACGCTGGCAGAGCTGGAACTGGAAATGCCGGAACGCGTGGCCGAGCGCGAACTGTCGAAATGGGATTTCATTCCACCGGGGCCTGACGCCGAGAGTTACGAAATCCTCTCCTGGCGCGTCGGCGCCTGGCTCTCCAGCGTTTCCGCACCCACGATCTGCGTCAGCCATGGCGGCGTGATCCGCACGCTGTTCAAGATGTGCGGTGCGATGGATGCCGAGGAAGCGGCGCTTGGTGCCATTCCTCAGGACAGGATCTTGAAAATCGAAAACGGCGCGATCGGCTGGCTTTGA
- the fabI gene encoding enoyl-ACP reductase FabI has protein sequence MSQTSGLMKGKRGLIMGVANNRSIAWGIAKAIHAQGGEIALTYQGDALKKRVEPLAEELGAVMAGHCDVSDESTIDAVFDNLEKLWGKIDFVVHAIGFSDKDELTGRYVDTSAANFAMTMQISVYSFTAVARRAEKLMTDGGSMLTMTYYGAEKVMPNYNVMGVAKAALEASVKYLAVDLGPKNIRVNAISAGPIKTLAASGIGDFRYILKWNEYNAPLRRTVTIEEVGDVGLYMLSDLSRSVTGEVHHADSGYHVVGMKAVDAPDIAVIKD, from the coding sequence ATGTCGCAAACATCCGGTCTGATGAAAGGTAAACGCGGCCTTATCATGGGCGTCGCAAACAACCGATCGATCGCATGGGGTATTGCCAAGGCAATTCATGCGCAGGGCGGCGAGATCGCGCTCACCTATCAGGGCGACGCCTTGAAGAAGCGGGTAGAACCTCTGGCTGAGGAACTCGGCGCGGTCATGGCCGGCCATTGCGACGTCAGTGACGAATCCACGATCGATGCCGTGTTCGACAACCTCGAAAAACTGTGGGGAAAGATCGATTTCGTCGTGCATGCGATCGGCTTTTCCGACAAGGACGAACTGACCGGCCGCTATGTCGATACGTCGGCAGCGAACTTCGCGATGACGATGCAGATTTCCGTCTACTCCTTCACCGCCGTCGCTCGCCGCGCCGAAAAGCTGATGACCGATGGCGGCTCGATGCTGACGATGACCTATTACGGCGCAGAGAAGGTCATGCCGAACTACAACGTCATGGGCGTTGCCAAGGCAGCCCTCGAAGCGAGCGTCAAATATCTGGCCGTCGACCTCGGCCCGAAGAACATCCGGGTGAACGCGATTTCCGCCGGCCCGATCAAGACGCTGGCCGCTTCCGGCATTGGCGACTTCCGCTATATCCTCAAGTGGAACGAGTACAACGCACCGCTGCGCCGCACTGTCACCATCGAGGAAGTGGGCGATGTCGGCCTCTACATGCTCTCGGATCTCTCCCGTTCGGTGACCGGCGAAGTGCATCACGCCGACAGCGGCTATCACGTCGTTGGCATGAAGGCTGTCGATGCGCCTGACATCGCCGTCATCAAGGACTGA
- a CDS encoding DnaJ C-terminal domain-containing protein, which yields MRDPYSVLGVRRNAGADEIKAAWRAVAKAVHPDQNKDDPLATQRFAEAGRAYEVLKDPKLRNRYDYARREAELRRMEEMKRKRRGAAEEETVDPETADEMISRIFGTDNRVKPQERKPATVAPQAKAEPKPEAKAEPKGEAVTEPDAKPEAKAETVEKPTSFGGFPRAAAPAAELVSAIVRRIRGAANKTADKVPEIFCDVTVSVEDIFRREKATATLPDGQTLKVSLPAGATDGSVVRLKEQGYRLNGMLRGDVVVTVRIAQDGAFRPDGTDLRTTLPVNIQDAVLGCETTAETLTGPVKVMVPAWSGSDHVIRLEGHGLPSADGKRGDLLVELRLMLWEKPDEKVTDLMRSLRNGLYL from the coding sequence ATGCGCGATCCCTATTCAGTGCTCGGCGTCAGACGCAATGCCGGAGCGGACGAGATCAAGGCCGCTTGGCGGGCGGTGGCCAAGGCCGTGCATCCCGATCAGAACAAGGACGATCCGCTGGCGACCCAACGCTTTGCCGAAGCCGGCCGCGCCTACGAGGTACTGAAGGACCCGAAGCTGCGCAACCGCTACGACTATGCACGCCGCGAGGCAGAACTGCGCCGCATGGAAGAAATGAAGCGCAAGCGCCGCGGCGCCGCCGAGGAAGAAACCGTCGATCCGGAAACGGCCGACGAGATGATTTCGCGCATCTTCGGCACTGACAATCGCGTCAAGCCGCAGGAGAGAAAGCCGGCCACGGTCGCACCGCAAGCCAAGGCCGAGCCCAAGCCGGAAGCGAAAGCCGAACCAAAAGGCGAGGCGGTGACCGAACCCGACGCAAAACCGGAAGCGAAAGCAGAAACAGTCGAAAAGCCAACAAGCTTCGGCGGTTTTCCCCGCGCTGCGGCGCCTGCCGCCGAATTGGTCTCGGCCATCGTCCGGCGCATTCGCGGTGCGGCGAACAAGACCGCCGACAAGGTGCCGGAAATCTTCTGCGACGTCACCGTCTCGGTCGAAGACATTTTTCGCCGCGAGAAGGCAACGGCAACGCTGCCCGACGGTCAGACCCTGAAGGTCAGCCTGCCGGCCGGCGCGACCGATGGCAGCGTCGTTCGTCTCAAGGAACAGGGTTACCGGCTGAACGGCATGCTGCGTGGTGACGTCGTGGTGACCGTCCGTATTGCCCAGGACGGCGCCTTCCGACCAGATGGTACCGACCTGCGCACGACGCTGCCGGTGAACATCCAGGACGCCGTGCTCGGATGCGAGACCACGGCGGAAACCCTGACAGGCCCGGTCAAGGTGATGGTTCCGGCCTGGTCCGGCTCCGACCATGTGATCCGGCTCGAAGGTCACGGACTGCCGTCTGCCGATGGCAAACGCGGCGATTTGCTGGTCGAGTTGCGGCTTATGTTGTGGGAAAAGCCGGACGAGAAAGTCACCGACCTCATGCGCAGCCTGCGCAACGGACTGTATTTGTAA
- a CDS encoding RT0821/Lpp0805 family surface protein has product MQDIAKWIKDTKGFSRLTGMAALCLAAGALSGCMGAGLGLAGSSDVDRTVATGSVPQPSNDEDNADAITVRNAVSSADVTKITGNPIPWANASSGSAGVISSIAEEEVNGTVCRSFTTTRHSYQGIAKFDGKTCMLGTGEWYLTSFGPRS; this is encoded by the coding sequence GTGCAAGACATAGCAAAGTGGATCAAGGACACAAAGGGTTTCTCCCGGTTGACGGGAATGGCCGCTCTGTGTCTCGCCGCAGGCGCCCTGTCGGGATGCATGGGGGCCGGCCTTGGCCTTGCGGGCTCCTCCGATGTCGACAGGACTGTTGCCACCGGTTCCGTGCCGCAGCCGAGTAATGACGAGGATAACGCCGACGCCATTACCGTGCGCAATGCGGTATCCTCCGCCGATGTGACGAAGATTACCGGAAACCCGATCCCCTGGGCCAATGCAAGTTCCGGCAGCGCCGGCGTCATCAGCAGCATCGCCGAGGAAGAGGTGAACGGCACCGTCTGCCGCAGCTTTACCACGACCCGCCATTCCTACCAGGGCATCGCCAAATTCGACGGCAAGACCTGCATGCTGGGAACCGGCGAATGGTATCTCACCAGTTTCGGCCCGCGCAGCTAG
- the pdxH gene encoding pyridoxamine 5'-phosphate oxidase, which yields MSETGLTTGDFTEENEPFSLFGTWLKEAQASEINDPNALALATVDADGLPDVRMVLLKDFDQRGFVFFTNFESKKGEEILGSMKAAMCFHWKTLRRQVRVRGPVEIVSNEEADEYFRTRARGSRIGAWASKQSRPLESRFALEKAVAEYTARYVIGEIPRPDYWSGFRIKPTSIEFWKDGAFRLHDRIEFRRDSPEGNWSKVRMYP from the coding sequence ATGAGCGAGACTGGGTTAACAACTGGTGACTTCACGGAAGAGAACGAGCCCTTTTCCCTTTTTGGCACATGGCTGAAAGAGGCGCAGGCATCGGAGATCAACGATCCCAATGCCTTGGCGCTGGCAACTGTGGATGCCGATGGCCTGCCGGATGTGCGCATGGTCCTGTTGAAGGACTTCGATCAGCGCGGCTTCGTGTTCTTCACCAATTTCGAGAGCAAGAAGGGCGAGGAAATCCTCGGCAGCATGAAGGCGGCGATGTGCTTTCACTGGAAGACCTTGCGCCGTCAGGTGCGGGTGCGTGGTCCCGTCGAGATCGTCAGCAACGAAGAGGCGGACGAATATTTCAGGACCCGCGCCCGCGGCAGCCGCATCGGCGCCTGGGCGTCGAAACAATCGCGTCCGCTCGAAAGCCGCTTCGCGCTGGAAAAGGCCGTGGCCGAATATACCGCTCGCTATGTCATCGGTGAAATCCCGCGCCCGGACTACTGGTCCGGTTTCAGGATCAAGCCGACTTCGATCGAGTTCTGGAAAGACGGCGCCTTCCGCCTGCACGACCGTATCGAGTTCCGCCGCGATAGCCCGGAGGGCAACTGGAGCAAGGTAAGGATGTATCCCTGA
- a CDS encoding polysaccharide deacetylase family protein: protein MLQKLVKRAAITGGLEAARLANAAGLIRHARGRGAIFTLHHVRPKKPRFFDPNAHLEITPNFLDTAITRLKRDGYRFIALDALPAHLASNDPQPVAAFTLDDGYRNNLDYAAPVFSRHGVPFTVFVTGGFIDRTEILWWEVLADLLERQTSLKFQFDKDIEALPVATLLQKQVAFDRIAAFIHAIDETTAVDRLKVMASLQGVDALKLTADLTLDEAGLRKLIENPLASLGAHTITHRALARLTDDAVRTEMERSAMRVERIIGRRPPSFAYPYGYTGTVSPRDHRAARDLGFTTAVTTQPGTLANGVETAALPRISLNGHFQKAGYVSALASGTPFRLMGGS, encoded by the coding sequence ATGTTGCAAAAACTCGTCAAACGCGCCGCCATCACCGGCGGGCTCGAAGCCGCGCGGCTGGCGAATGCCGCCGGCCTGATTCGGCATGCGCGCGGACGCGGCGCGATCTTCACGCTCCATCACGTCCGCCCGAAAAAGCCCCGTTTCTTCGACCCCAACGCCCATCTGGAAATCACGCCGAACTTTCTCGACACGGCGATCACCCGGCTGAAGCGCGACGGCTACCGGTTCATTGCGCTGGACGCGCTGCCCGCTCACCTCGCCTCGAACGATCCTCAGCCAGTCGCGGCGTTCACGCTCGACGACGGTTATCGCAACAATCTCGACTACGCGGCCCCGGTCTTCTCCAGGCATGGCGTGCCATTCACCGTCTTCGTCACCGGCGGATTTATCGACCGGACCGAAATCCTGTGGTGGGAAGTGCTCGCCGACCTGTTGGAGCGGCAGACGAGCCTCAAGTTCCAATTCGACAAGGACATAGAGGCGCTGCCAGTCGCGACACTGCTCCAAAAGCAGGTCGCCTTCGATCGTATCGCCGCCTTCATCCATGCGATCGACGAAACGACGGCCGTGGACCGGCTGAAGGTCATGGCCAGTCTTCAGGGCGTCGATGCGCTGAAGCTGACGGCAGACCTCACGCTGGATGAAGCCGGCCTGCGGAAACTCATTGAAAACCCTCTGGCCAGCCTTGGCGCCCACACGATCACACATCGCGCCCTGGCGCGCCTGACCGACGATGCTGTGCGAACCGAGATGGAACGGTCGGCCATGCGCGTCGAGCGGATCATTGGTCGCCGGCCGCCATCGTTTGCCTATCCCTATGGCTATACGGGTACCGTTTCGCCGCGCGATCACCGGGCCGCCAGAGACCTCGGCTTCACAACCGCCGTTACCACCCAGCCGGGCACGCTGGCCAATGGCGTCGAAACGGCCGCGCTGCCCCGCATCTCGCTGAACGGACACTTCCAGAAGGCGGGCTATGTCAGCGCGCTTGCCTCCGGGACACCATTCAGGCTGATGGGCGGCAGCTAG
- the tldD gene encoding metalloprotease TldD translates to MNTDLIKLFDSDEAAVREVLAQTLSGADDGELFIEHSQSETLSFDNGRLKGGSFNTDQGFGLRAVAGEAVGYAHAGDLSLVALKRAADAVGAVTRGYSGTYAAAPQHTNRHLYGDENPIGEPSFEAKVSLLAEIDAYLRAKDPKVRQVTASIAASWQVVDILRADGERMHDIRPMTRLNISVVVGEGDRQESGSYGVGGRRGFGDFVATDNWRRGADEALRQALVNLSAVDAPAGTMDVVLSSGWPGVMLHEAVGHGLEGDFNRKKTSAFAGLMGGQVAAKGVTVVDDGTIEARRGSLTIDDEGTPSGYNVLIDDGKLVGYMQDRQNARLMGMKPTGNGRRESYAHVPMPRMTNTYMLGGDKTPEEIIASVKKGIYAVSFGGGQVDITSGKFVFGCTEAYLIDDGKIGAPVKGAMLIGNGPEAMQRITMIGNDMKLDTGMGNCGKGGQWVPVGVGQPHLRMNEMTVGGTQA, encoded by the coding sequence ATGAACACCGATCTCATCAAACTGTTCGACAGCGACGAGGCGGCCGTGCGCGAGGTGCTGGCGCAGACGCTTTCCGGTGCCGACGACGGCGAGTTGTTCATCGAGCATAGCCAGTCGGAAACTTTGTCCTTCGACAATGGCCGCCTGAAGGGCGGCAGCTTCAATACCGACCAGGGATTTGGCCTGCGCGCCGTTGCCGGGGAAGCGGTCGGCTATGCGCATGCGGGCGATCTTTCGCTTGTCGCCCTGAAGCGGGCGGCCGATGCGGTCGGCGCGGTGACGCGCGGTTATTCCGGCACCTACGCGGCAGCTCCACAGCACACCAACAGACACCTCTACGGCGACGAGAACCCGATCGGCGAACCGAGCTTCGAGGCAAAGGTGTCGCTGCTTGCCGAGATCGACGCCTATCTGCGGGCCAAGGATCCGAAGGTACGGCAGGTGACGGCCTCGATCGCCGCGAGCTGGCAGGTGGTCGATATATTGCGCGCCGACGGCGAGCGCATGCACGACATCCGGCCGATGACGCGCCTCAACATCTCCGTCGTGGTCGGCGAAGGCGACCGGCAGGAATCCGGCTCCTACGGCGTCGGCGGCCGGCGCGGCTTCGGCGATTTCGTCGCCACCGACAACTGGCGGCGCGGCGCCGACGAGGCCCTGCGGCAGGCGCTGGTCAATCTGTCCGCGGTCGACGCGCCGGCCGGCACCATGGATGTCGTTCTTTCCTCCGGCTGGCCGGGCGTGATGCTGCATGAAGCCGTCGGCCATGGTCTCGAGGGCGATTTCAATCGCAAGAAGACATCGGCTTTTGCCGGACTGATGGGCGGCCAGGTCGCTGCCAAGGGCGTGACCGTCGTCGATGACGGCACGATCGAGGCCCGGCGCGGGTCACTCACCATCGACGATGAGGGCACACCGTCCGGCTATAATGTGCTGATCGATGACGGCAAGCTGGTTGGCTACATGCAAGACCGCCAGAATGCCCGGTTGATGGGCATGAAGCCGACCGGCAACGGACGGCGCGAATCCTACGCGCATGTGCCGATGCCGCGCATGACCAACACCTACATGCTCGGCGGCGACAAGACCCCCGAAGAAATCATCGCCTCGGTGAAGAAGGGCATATATGCCGTCTCCTTCGGTGGTGGCCAGGTTGATATCACGTCGGGCAAATTCGTCTTCGGCTGCACCGAGGCCTATCTGATCGACGACGGCAAGATCGGCGCGCCGGTCAAGGGTGCCATGCTGATCGGCAACGGGCCGGAGGCGATGCAGCGCATCACCATGATCGGCAACGACATGAAGCTCGATACCGGGATGGGCAATTGCGGCAAGGGCGGCCAGTGGGTGCCCGTCGGCGTCGGCCAGCCGCATCTCAGAATGAACGAGATGACCGTCGGCGGCACGCAGGCCTGA
- a CDS encoding invasion associated locus B family protein, producing MGLSLLSRLPIAAFGLAATLLSYTAAAQQPGAQQPGTPGTVKSNHGAWSIVCDQPAGATAEQCALMQNVIAEDRPEVGLSVVVLKTADRKAKILRVLAPLGVLLPNGLGLNVDGKDIGRAYFVRCFSDGCYAEVVLEEELLKTFRNGATATFIVFQSPEEGIGIPVDLKGFGEGYDALP from the coding sequence ATGGGCCTGTCCCTCCTTTCCCGGCTGCCGATCGCGGCGTTCGGACTTGCCGCCACTCTTCTTTCTTATACGGCAGCGGCCCAGCAGCCCGGAGCACAACAGCCAGGCACACCCGGCACGGTGAAGTCGAACCACGGCGCCTGGTCGATCGTCTGCGACCAGCCGGCAGGGGCAACCGCCGAGCAATGCGCGCTCATGCAGAACGTCATTGCCGAGGATCGTCCGGAAGTCGGCTTGTCGGTCGTCGTCTTGAAGACCGCCGATCGCAAGGCGAAGATCCTGCGCGTGCTTGCGCCGCTCGGCGTTCTGCTGCCGAACGGCCTCGGCCTCAATGTCGATGGCAAGGATATCGGCCGCGCCTATTTCGTCCGCTGCTTCTCGGACGGCTGCTATGCGGAAGTGGTTCTGGAAGAGGAACTGTTGAAGACATTCCGCAACGGCGCGACCGCCACGTTCATCGTCTTTCAATCGCCGGAAGAAGGCATCGGCATCCCGGTCGACCTCAAGGGTTTCGGCGAGGGCTACGACGCCCTGCCGTGA
- the coxB gene encoding cytochrome c oxidase subunit II: MKNKAYAVLASIACLLFATNAFADKPVAWQTNFQTAATGIMEEITWFEHYTLWFIIPITLFVLALLIWIVIRFREKANPVPSKTSHNTMIEIAWTLGPVIILLFLAIPSFQLLTAQLTPPANPDLTLKATGNQWYWSYEYEVGESPLTFDSLLMKEEDRASLGKEDKAAYPRLLAVDNEVVVPVGKTVRVLVTAADVIHAFAMPAFGVKIDAVPGRLNETWFKADREGLYYGQCSELCGKDHAYMPIAIRVVSEDKYNTWLAAAATNIGEANKALMASIDGAEKTVDVAANAAQ; this comes from the coding sequence GTGAAAAACAAGGCTTATGCAGTTCTGGCATCGATTGCCTGTCTGCTTTTTGCTACGAACGCCTTTGCCGACAAGCCGGTCGCTTGGCAGACCAATTTTCAGACGGCAGCAACCGGAATCATGGAAGAAATTACATGGTTCGAGCACTATACGCTCTGGTTCATCATCCCGATCACGCTGTTCGTCCTGGCCCTTCTGATCTGGATCGTCATCCGGTTCCGCGAAAAGGCCAACCCGGTCCCTTCCAAGACCAGCCATAACACGATGATCGAGATCGCCTGGACGCTCGGTCCGGTCATCATCCTGCTCTTCCTGGCCATCCCGTCCTTCCAGCTCTTGACCGCGCAGCTGACGCCGCCGGCAAATCCGGACCTGACGCTGAAGGCAACCGGCAACCAGTGGTACTGGTCCTATGAGTATGAAGTCGGCGAGAGCCCGCTCACCTTCGACAGTCTGCTGATGAAGGAAGAAGATCGCGCGTCGCTCGGCAAGGAAGACAAGGCGGCATATCCGCGTCTGCTCGCCGTCGACAACGAAGTCGTCGTGCCCGTCGGCAAGACCGTTCGCGTTCTCGTGACCGCCGCCGACGTCATTCACGCCTTCGCCATGCCGGCGTTTGGCGTCAAGATCGATGCCGTTCCCGGCCGCCTCAACGAAACCTGGTTCAAGGCGGACCGCGAAGGTCTCTACTACGGCCAGTGTTCCGAGCTCTGCGGCAAGGATCATGCCTATATGCCGATCGCCATCCGCGTGGTCAGCGAAGACAAGTACAACACTTGGCTTGCTGCCGCCGCCACCAATATCGGTGAGGCGAACAAGGCACTCATGGCTTCCATCGACGGCGCGGAAAAGACCGTAGACGTCGCTGCAAACGCCGCACAGTAA
- the ctaD gene encoding cytochrome c oxidase subunit I — protein MAGTTAQHDHLHDHAPNAHQGHGHDHDHDHAHKPLSFFQRWFLSTNHKDIGTLYLIFAIIAGIVGGTLSVFMRAELQEPGIQIFHGLASMVYGFEGDAAIDGGKHMFNVFTTAHALIMIFFMVMPALIGGFANWMVPIMIGAPDMAFPRMNNISFWLIVPAFLLVLLSMFVEGPAGAYGSGGGWTIYPPYSTSGQPGPAMDMVILGLHIAGASSILGAINFITTILNMRAPGMTLHKMPLFAWSVLITAFLLLLSLPVLAGGITMLLTDRNFGTAFFAPEGGGDPILFQHLFWFFGHPEVYILILPGFGIVSHIVSTFSRKPIFGYLGMAYAMVAIGAVGFIVWAHHMYTVGMSLDTQRYFVFATMVIAVPTGVKIFSWIATMWGGSIRFTTPMVWAIGFIFLFTVGGVTGVQLANAGLDRSLHDTYYVVAHFHYVLSLGAVFAIFAAWYYWFPKMTGYMYSEFLGKLHFWVMFVGVNLVFFPQHFLGLAGMPRRYIDYPDAYAGWNMVSSYGSYISAVGVLIFLFGVFEAFAKKRVAGDNPWGEGANTLEWQLTSPPPFHQWEQLPRIK, from the coding sequence ATGGCCGGAACAACCGCGCAACACGACCACCTTCATGACCATGCCCCCAACGCCCATCAGGGACACGGGCACGACCATGATCACGACCACGCCCATAAGCCGCTGAGCTTCTTCCAGCGCTGGTTCCTCTCGACCAACCACAAGGACATCGGCACGCTCTACCTGATCTTCGCGATCATCGCCGGCATCGTCGGCGGCACGCTGTCGGTCTTCATGCGCGCCGAGCTGCAAGAGCCGGGCATTCAGATCTTCCACGGTCTGGCTTCCATGGTCTACGGCTTCGAGGGCGATGCTGCCATCGACGGCGGCAAGCACATGTTCAACGTGTTCACGACCGCGCACGCGCTCATCATGATCTTCTTCATGGTCATGCCGGCGCTGATCGGCGGTTTTGCCAACTGGATGGTGCCGATCATGATCGGCGCGCCGGACATGGCCTTCCCGCGCATGAACAACATCTCCTTCTGGCTCATCGTTCCGGCCTTCCTGCTCGTGCTTCTGTCGATGTTCGTCGAAGGCCCGGCGGGTGCCTATGGTTCGGGCGGTGGCTGGACCATCTATCCGCCTTATTCGACATCGGGCCAGCCCGGGCCGGCCATGGATATGGTGATCCTCGGGCTGCACATTGCCGGCGCGTCGTCGATCCTCGGTGCGATCAACTTCATCACCACCATCCTCAACATGCGCGCTCCGGGCATGACGCTGCACAAGATGCCGCTGTTTGCCTGGTCGGTGCTGATCACCGCCTTCCTGCTCCTGCTCTCGCTGCCGGTTCTGGCAGGTGGCATCACCATGCTTCTGACCGACCGCAACTTCGGCACGGCCTTCTTCGCGCCAGAAGGTGGCGGCGACCCGATCCTGTTCCAGCATCTGTTCTGGTTCTTCGGTCACCCGGAAGTGTACATCCTGATCCTGCCCGGCTTCGGCATCGTCAGCCACATCGTTTCGACCTTCTCGCGCAAGCCGATCTTCGGCTACCTCGGCATGGCCTATGCCATGGTCGCCATCGGCGCCGTCGGCTTCATCGTCTGGGCGCACCACATGTACACGGTCGGCATGTCGCTCGACACGCAGCGTTACTTCGTCTTCGCGACGATGGTCATCGCTGTTCCGACCGGCGTGAAGATCTTCTCGTGGATCGCGACGATGTGGGGCGGCTCGATCCGCTTCACCACGCCGATGGTCTGGGCGATCGGCTTCATCTTCCTGTTCACCGTCGGTGGCGTCACGGGCGTTCAGCTCGCCAATGCCGGCCTCGACCGTTCGCTGCACGACACCTACTACGTGGTTGCCCACTTCCACTACGTTCTGTCCCTCGGCGCCGTGTTCGCGATCTTCGCCGCCTGGTACTACTGGTTCCCGAAGATGACCGGTTACATGTATTCGGAATTCCTCGGCAAGCTGCACTTCTGGGTGATGTTCGTCGGCGTGAACCTGGTGTTCTTCCCGCAGCACTTTCTCGGCCTTGCTGGCATGCCGCGCCGCTACATCGACTATCCGGATGCCTATGCCGGCTGGAACATGGTATCGTCCTACGGCTCCTACATCTCGGCCGTCGGCGTGCTGATCTTCCTCTTCGGCGTCTTCGAAGCCTTCGCCAAGAAGCGCGTCGCCGGCGACAATCCGTGGGGCGAGGGTGCCAACACGCTGGAATGGCAGCTGACGTCGCCGCCGCCGTTCCACCAGTGGGAACAGCTGCCGCGCATCAAGTAA
- a CDS encoding heme o synthase, with amino-acid sequence MRVIDNHEAIGTEGGARLSEASARDFFELLKPRVMSLVVFTALAGMVLAPGHIHPFIGFIAILCIAVGAGASGALNMWYDADIDAVMTRTAKRPIPAGKILPHEALAFGLTLSAFSVCILGIVVNWLSAGLLAFTIFFYVVIYTMWLKRSTPQNIVIGGAAGAFPPMIGWACVTNGISIESIVLFLITFLWTPAHFWALALFKMRDYGAVGVPMMPNVCGEATTKNQIVIYAVLTAVIGVVPTALGFASTVYGIFAACLGLGFIWYSIGVHGMPEGDEKMIPAKKLFAFSILYLFAIFSALMVDHLITTLWLTAGKVA; translated from the coding sequence ATGAGGGTCATCGACAATCACGAAGCAATCGGCACGGAAGGCGGCGCCCGTCTTTCCGAAGCCAGTGCGCGCGATTTCTTTGAGCTCCTGAAGCCGCGCGTCATGTCGCTGGTGGTATTCACCGCGCTTGCCGGCATGGTGCTGGCGCCGGGCCACATTCATCCCTTCATCGGCTTCATCGCGATCCTCTGTATCGCCGTGGGCGCCGGAGCCTCCGGTGCCCTCAACATGTGGTACGACGCCGATATCGATGCGGTGATGACCCGCACGGCCAAGCGGCCGATCCCGGCGGGCAAGATCCTTCCGCACGAGGCGCTCGCCTTCGGCCTGACGCTGTCGGCCTTCTCCGTCTGCATTCTCGGCATCGTCGTCAACTGGCTGTCGGCCGGGCTGCTCGCCTTCACGATTTTCTTCTATGTCGTCATCTACACGATGTGGCTGAAGCGCTCGACGCCGCAGAACATCGTCATCGGCGGTGCCGCCGGCGCCTTCCCGCCGATGATCGGCTGGGCTTGCGTGACGAATGGAATTTCGATCGAAAGCATTGTGCTCTTTCTGATCACCTTCCTGTGGACTCCCGCGCATTTCTGGGCGCTGGCGCTGTTCAAGATGCGCGACTATGGCGCGGTCGGCGTGCCGATGATGCCGAATGTCTGCGGCGAGGCGACGACCAAGAACCAGATCGTCATCTATGCGGTGCTGACTGCCGTGATCGGCGTCGTGCCGACCGCACTCGGTTTCGCGAGCACCGTTTACGGCATTTTTGCTGCCTGTCTCGGCCTCGGTTTCATCTGGTACTCGATCGGCGTTCACGGCATGCCGGAGGGCGACGAGAAGATGATCCCGGCCAAGAAACTCTTTGCCTTCTCGATCCTTTATCTCTTCGCGATCTTCTCCGCGTTGATGGTCGATCATTTGATTACCACGCTGTGGCTCACTGCCGGAAAGGTTGCCTGA